The following coding sequences lie in one Candidatus Neomarinimicrobiota bacterium genomic window:
- a CDS encoding Ig-like domain-containing protein: MKRVVLLSFWLFSFHYLCAQVTGLSGWNIYLDPGHSMKENMGIYGYSEAEKNLRVASALRNLLTTMTDIDTVFRSRTNDQQQVSLSQRTDHANNAFGQAQPAAWFHSIHSDAGSPQSNSTLLLWGQYDNGNEKEPKGGQAMSDIMVDLLTRGMRTTTRGSIGDCSFYTWSDWCQQSGGPYLHVNRNSVMPSELSEAGFHTSPRQNQRNMNAQWKELEALTFFWSILKYHETDRPFVGTCAGIISDLETGVPVNGAVVTLNGQTDTTDSFESLFHKYANDPGLLHNGFYFLENLPDDTLELTVKADGFYGDTVQVVVVDTFFTFADPKLISKVPPHVVSTEPAEGDTNVPAWDPIVIEFSREMKHASVETTLAIVPHSEGTFLWSDDGEKMRFQPDTLEFEEHYAVTVSGKSLDVYGHPLDGNGDGTGGDDFTLSFRTGPPDMYPPDILTVHPSLNASNVELNLIVSVTYDEELDESSISDDIFKLERFSDRSAVSGILEHYVVGSQSVLSFFPAEPLHPDEIYITRVYPGLRDLAGNESFSYEAYSFRTSENTFSSRSIDDFESGTTSNWWVPQQSGSTTGIITDSTGRSVSGDMVNLLTGSTLSLKIDYGWDIHSTSWLIRTYLSGGSPRNVNFDSSYLLQIYVFGDGSGNQFRFSVDDHVPNSAAANHEVSPWYTIDWIGWRLVSWDMTNDGTGTWIGDGNLDGTLRIDSIQLTYSPGSSLFGELYFDDLQLAQVSTIDIAKEPVLLPDRYVLYQNYPNPFNPGTEITYELPRTAHVQLAVYDILGRRVKILMNGIEEPGFKKIMWDGTDDGGKPVSSGTYFIRMFARSFTGKTTNDHTRQFVQTRRAVLLR, translated from the coding sequence ATGAAAAGAGTTGTCTTACTTTCTTTCTGGCTTTTTTCGTTCCACTATTTGTGTGCGCAGGTCACCGGTCTGTCGGGATGGAATATCTATCTCGATCCGGGTCATAGCATGAAGGAGAACATGGGAATCTACGGCTACTCTGAGGCGGAGAAGAATTTGAGAGTTGCCTCGGCACTGCGAAATCTGCTCACGACAATGACGGATATTGACACGGTATTCAGATCCCGCACCAACGACCAGCAGCAGGTATCACTTTCTCAAAGAACGGATCACGCGAATAACGCCTTTGGCCAAGCCCAGCCTGCCGCCTGGTTTCATTCCATTCACAGCGATGCGGGCTCTCCCCAGTCTAACAGTACGTTACTTCTCTGGGGCCAGTACGACAACGGCAATGAAAAGGAGCCCAAAGGTGGGCAGGCGATGAGCGATATTATGGTGGATCTCCTCACGAGAGGAATGAGAACGACCACCCGGGGGTCGATTGGGGACTGCAGCTTCTACACGTGGTCCGATTGGTGTCAACAGTCCGGCGGTCCCTATCTTCACGTGAACAGGAACAGTGTCATGCCCTCGGAACTGAGCGAGGCAGGATTTCACACCAGTCCCAGGCAAAATCAGCGGAACATGAATGCGCAATGGAAAGAACTGGAGGCACTCACCTTTTTCTGGTCCATACTGAAGTATCATGAAACTGACCGGCCTTTCGTTGGCACATGCGCAGGAATCATTTCCGATCTGGAAACGGGTGTGCCAGTCAATGGAGCGGTGGTGACTCTGAACGGTCAGACAGACACCACAGACTCCTTTGAATCACTGTTCCACAAGTATGCAAACGACCCTGGCCTGCTTCACAATGGATTTTACTTTTTGGAGAATCTACCGGACGACACACTGGAATTGACAGTGAAGGCGGACGGCTTTTACGGCGATACGGTCCAGGTGGTGGTGGTGGACACGTTCTTCACCTTTGCAGATCCAAAGCTCATCTCGAAGGTACCCCCACACGTGGTTTCAACCGAGCCCGCCGAAGGGGACACCAACGTCCCCGCGTGGGATCCCATAGTGATTGAATTCAGCCGGGAAATGAAGCATGCCAGTGTGGAAACAACACTCGCGATCGTACCCCATTCCGAAGGAACTTTCTTGTGGTCGGACGATGGTGAAAAGATGCGATTTCAGCCCGACACTCTTGAATTCGAGGAACATTATGCCGTCACGGTTTCAGGGAAGTCTCTCGATGTTTATGGACATCCCCTCGATGGAAATGGGGACGGAACCGGAGGAGACGATTTCACATTGAGTTTCAGGACGGGTCCCCCGGACATGTATCCTCCGGATATCTTGACGGTCCATCCATCCTTGAACGCGTCAAACGTGGAATTGAATCTCATCGTCAGTGTAACCTACGATGAAGAACTTGATGAATCGTCCATTTCCGATGATATCTTCAAACTGGAGAGATTTTCCGACCGATCGGCAGTATCAGGAATTCTTGAGCACTACGTTGTGGGGAGCCAGAGTGTTCTCTCTTTTTTCCCGGCAGAACCGCTTCATCCCGATGAAATCTACATAACTCGAGTCTATCCCGGTCTCCGGGATCTGGCAGGTAATGAATCATTTTCCTATGAGGCCTACAGTTTTCGAACGTCAGAGAATACCTTTTCGAGCCGGAGTATTGACGATTTTGAATCGGGGACGACGAGCAACTGGTGGGTCCCCCAGCAAAGTGGAAGCACAACCGGAATCATTACGGATAGTACCGGCAGGAGCGTCAGCGGGGATATGGTGAATTTACTGACCGGCAGCACCCTGTCTCTGAAGATCGATTATGGTTGGGATATTCATTCAACGTCCTGGCTGATTCGTACATATCTGAGCGGTGGTTCGCCCAGGAATGTCAATTTTGACAGCAGTTACCTCCTGCAGATTTACGTATTTGGTGACGGAAGCGGGAACCAGTTCCGTTTCAGTGTGGATGACCATGTGCCCAATTCCGCCGCGGCCAATCATGAGGTGAGTCCCTGGTACACCATAGACTGGATCGGGTGGCGATTGGTTTCGTGGGATATGACGAATGACGGAACGGGTACCTGGATCGGTGATGGGAATCTGGACGGAACTCTGAGAATCGACAGCATCCAGCTTACGTACAGCCCAGGCAGTTCTCTATTCGGGGAGTTGTATTTTGACGATCTTCAGCTTGCCCAAGTTTCTACGATTGACATTGCTAAAGAACCTGTTCTTCTGCCGGATCGTTACGTATTGTATCAGAATTATCCAAATCCGTTCAATCCCGGCACGGAAATAACGTATGAATTACCCAGGACGGCGCACGTGCAGCTGGCCGTGTACGACATTCTGGGGAGGCGTGTGAAAATTCTGATGAACGGAATTGAAGAACCAGGTTTCAAGAAAATCATGTGGGATGGCACCGATGATGGCGGCAAGCCAGTGAGTAGTGGAACCTACTTTATCCGCATGTTTGCCAGATCCTTCACGGGTAAGACTACCAATGATCACACCCGCCAATTCGTTCAGACCAGAAGGGCGGTGCTGTTGAGGTGA
- the thrC gene encoding threonine synthase: MTDLIQYHSTNRELDSTEKYREVSFMEALFMGLAPDGGLFMPTRIPFLNMDDLNRLRGEPYWKIAHKAIYPFLRGEVDDHLLRKMIEEIYNFEVPLERIDHNTLLLRLDRGPSASFKDFAARFMARIMSHLRSSGREITVLVATSGDTGSAIGEAFRGLEGFTVYILFPEREVSHVQAVQLESIGKNVKAISIAGKFDDCQSLVKMAFGDSDLTPLNLTSANSINVGRVLPQIAYYVYACVNASSDLQPVVFSIPSGNFGNSLGCEFARRMGLPIERIIIGVNENDEFPRFLESGNYEKIDPSRVCLSNSMNVGNPSNLARYFDLYGGILTKEGKVERPPDLVEMRKHLFSTSVNDAETVALIKQMYEDKGMLIEPHGAVGLAALNRYRETRESSLAICVETAHPGKFPETLEDLLQMVIQLPVALKRLEKREREVEHLDNDFRQLKTFLMEKA, translated from the coding sequence GTGACCGATCTAATTCAATATCATAGCACCAATCGAGAGTTGGATTCCACAGAAAAGTACCGGGAAGTGTCTTTCATGGAAGCCCTTTTCATGGGACTTGCGCCCGATGGGGGTCTGTTCATGCCAACACGGATTCCCTTTCTGAATATGGATGATCTCAACCGGCTCCGGGGAGAGCCTTACTGGAAAATCGCCCATAAGGCTATTTATCCATTTCTTCGAGGTGAGGTTGATGATCACCTCCTCAGGAAGATGATCGAAGAGATTTACAACTTCGAAGTCCCCTTAGAGCGCATCGATCATAATACCCTGCTGTTGAGACTGGATCGGGGACCCAGCGCATCATTCAAAGATTTCGCTGCCCGGTTTATGGCACGGATCATGTCTCACCTCAGGTCAAGTGGCCGGGAAATCACGGTACTCGTGGCCACGTCAGGAGATACAGGCAGCGCTATCGGTGAGGCGTTCCGGGGGCTTGAAGGTTTTACGGTCTATATCCTTTTTCCGGAACGTGAAGTGAGTCACGTTCAAGCAGTTCAGCTGGAATCAATAGGTAAGAATGTTAAGGCAATATCGATCGCAGGAAAATTCGATGATTGCCAGTCACTCGTGAAGATGGCTTTCGGTGATTCCGATCTGACGCCATTGAACCTCACATCCGCCAACTCAATCAATGTGGGCAGAGTCCTTCCACAAATTGCCTACTACGTCTACGCCTGCGTCAACGCGTCTTCGGATCTTCAGCCCGTCGTTTTCTCGATACCATCCGGAAATTTTGGAAACTCCCTCGGGTGCGAGTTCGCCAGAAGGATGGGACTTCCCATTGAGAGGATTATCATCGGTGTTAACGAAAACGACGAGTTTCCCAGATTTCTCGAATCCGGTAACTACGAAAAGATTGATCCCTCCCGGGTCTGTTTGTCCAACTCCATGAATGTGGGAAATCCCAGCAACCTGGCGCGATACTTCGACCTTTACGGAGGAATTCTCACGAAAGAAGGAAAAGTGGAGCGCCCACCCGACCTGGTAGAAATGAGAAAACACCTCTTTTCCACCTCTGTCAATGACGCCGAAACCGTTGCACTCATCAAACAGATGTATGAAGATAAGGGCATGTTAATAGAACCGCACGGCGCCGTCGGACTGGCCGCCCTGAATCGCTACAGGGAAACAAGAGAATCCAGCCTCGCCATCTGTGTTGAGACGGCTCATCCCGGCAAGTTTCCGGAAACTCTGGAGGATTTGCTGCAGATGGTCATCCAGCTTCCCGTTGCTTTGAAAAGGCTTGAGAAACGGGAGAGGGAGGTGGAACATCTGGATAATGATTTCCGACAATTGAAGACGTTTCTTATGGAGAAGGCATAA
- a CDS encoding homoserine kinase, with product MEWIEIFAPATIANLGPGFDVLGMAVRGWGDTVVARKIDSGIVISHIEPDLDLTSDPDENTAGIAAREVLTLLKDPGGLEFHIKKGLPLGSGLGSSAASAAAGAFAANFLYGNTLTKEELILPATKAEEKVSGFHADNTAPSLLGGAVLIRSTRPLDVSHIGTIENLKIILVTPDVVILTRHAREILPHDVPLELFVRNAANAAAVTAAFARNDYELLVRGLKDLVVEPVRCQLIRGFDDVKAKAFAAGADAVCISGSGPTLFAVTNQSGKRPEKIRQAMARAFGKIDIRSKSIVTEMDLEGTRLI from the coding sequence GTGGAATGGATAGAAATCTTTGCCCCCGCCACAATTGCAAACCTGGGACCCGGCTTCGACGTCCTCGGCATGGCCGTCAGAGGATGGGGAGACACAGTGGTCGCCAGAAAAATTGATTCAGGCATAGTCATCAGCCATATTGAGCCGGATCTGGACCTGACTTCCGATCCTGATGAAAACACGGCCGGTATCGCGGCTCGTGAAGTTCTGACATTACTCAAGGATCCGGGGGGACTCGAATTCCACATCAAAAAGGGTCTCCCTCTCGGTTCGGGACTCGGTTCAAGTGCCGCTTCCGCCGCGGCAGGGGCGTTTGCGGCGAACTTCCTGTATGGCAACACGCTTACAAAGGAGGAACTGATACTGCCTGCCACGAAAGCGGAAGAAAAGGTATCAGGATTTCATGCAGACAATACTGCCCCTTCCCTTCTGGGAGGGGCAGTACTCATCCGGTCCACCAGACCTCTGGACGTTTCACATATCGGGACCATTGAGAATCTCAAGATCATTCTGGTTACTCCGGACGTTGTCATCCTGACACGACATGCCAGGGAAATTCTTCCCCACGACGTACCTCTGGAGCTCTTCGTGAGAAACGCTGCCAACGCCGCCGCGGTGACCGCGGCATTCGCCAGAAATGATTACGAGCTTCTGGTACGGGGATTAAAGGATCTGGTTGTGGAACCGGTGAGATGCCAGCTCATACGGGGATTTGATGACGTGAAAGCAAAGGCCTTTGCGGCGGGGGCGGATGCCGTCTGTATATCCGGGTCAGGCCCCACCCTTTTTGCCGTAACCAATCAATCCGGGAAGAGACCTGAAAAGATTCGCCAAGCCATGGCGAGGGCATTCGGAAAAATCGATATTCGGTCGAAAAGTATTGTTACGGAGATGGATCTCGAAGGAACACGACTCATTTAG
- a CDS encoding O-acetyl-ADP-ribose deacetylase, whose product MGEKINRIEVMQGDITKVEVDAIINAANQTLLGGGGVDGAIHRAAGPELLEECKTLGGCRTGEAKITRGYNLPAKWVIHTVGPIWHGGKRGEPDLLASCYRSCFKLSEEFGVRTMAFPAISTGAYRFPMDEAAEIAVTETVKSLDEHAWMEKITFVCFLDEAYRTYRRVLRDLFP is encoded by the coding sequence ATGGGTGAAAAGATTAACAGAATTGAAGTCATGCAGGGGGATATTACGAAAGTCGAAGTCGACGCTATCATTAATGCGGCAAACCAGACTCTGCTGGGCGGAGGGGGAGTGGACGGTGCCATTCACCGGGCAGCAGGTCCTGAACTTCTGGAAGAGTGCAAGACTTTAGGAGGGTGTCGAACTGGTGAGGCGAAGATTACGAGAGGATACAACCTTCCTGCGAAATGGGTCATCCACACGGTGGGTCCAATCTGGCATGGCGGCAAACGGGGTGAACCGGATCTGCTGGCGAGCTGCTATCGATCCTGTTTCAAGCTTTCGGAAGAATTCGGGGTCAGGACGATGGCCTTTCCAGCCATCAGTACCGGGGCCTACCGCTTCCCCATGGACGAGGCGGCAGAAATAGCCGTGACGGAAACAGTGAAGTCTCTCGACGAACACGCATGGATGGAAAAGATCACTTTTGTCTGTTTTCTGGATGAGGCTTACCGTACCTACAGGCGAGTTCTTCGCGATCTCTTTCCTTGA
- a CDS encoding cold shock domain-containing protein → MKRGTVKEYDRDKGYGFITGNDDEDYFVHVNGLGANLRNRGLRRGQRVKFDVMFDVKGDSAVNVRLE, encoded by the coding sequence ATGAAACGGGGAACGGTCAAAGAATACGATCGCGACAAGGGGTATGGATTTATCACAGGAAATGACGACGAGGACTACTTTGTCCATGTGAATGGATTGGGGGCGAACCTCCGAAACAGGGGACTGCGGAGGGGGCAACGCGTGAAGTTTGACGTCATGTTTGACGTAAAGGGAGACAGTGCCGTAAATGTAAGGCTTGAATAG